cttgggtgacccaacaaagtcgtgttctagactcttagaacgaaacacacccggcctaacacggccacgatccggacacgactcgacgcatttcatgcttggttaaggttcgagaaatattttggatttgaatttgaaaaaaacgaaggatcgatttgaaaatgagatttgaaatgggcagcatgccggctataaaagctcattttgaccgaaatttctagtcctatttgggcagcattccgcgtttttaaaaccatgctattttgaaagtaagttgttcaaaagttcggttttgaaaaggacacggaaaattttgaaaagactcgggaaaaacaccttgcacattgtcattctcatgttataaggatgtatgctcctagacatctctaagtctcggcaggtcttctacaagaaggtctatgccctccatccttttgcggtcttatagagcaagggcctttaggtagagtacctagaagagcatccccaccatcaagaaccacgcgaggcggagcggaagcaagcaatgtgcaagttcctggcatagtgggacgtctccccccacgcatcacaaagaaacgctgggacggcccgggaaaatccttaagggtttatgcatgaatcgtagcactatgagtaatgttttactttccaatactttcttttcaagtttcacctcggaggaaaagaccctagaaacaaagtgtaactagtcctcttttccccggagtcgccaaagcgtggacaaggccctcgggaagctgcgccccgcgggatccacactaggcataatcgacccgaggttctttcgaatcgaattaagacaaattagagtcgccaccaagttttttgggaacttggaaccgttcaagtcaactttacacctttcatcgaaaagcataaagccaatcgactacgagtgattaaagataaagacttgtaccctatatcactcgatttgaatgactctcgtaatccaatggtatttagacggatccacaaaccatagatcttgagtaaggggtgagggtacgtgttaggaagcccataaggacacctaacctcgcccgtcaataacggcctctactaagtcaagtgtcggatttcaaacaaggtcatagctactacgatatatgatatgcaaacatcgttttaaaaccctaacatgtgacaacaatttctatgtcgttttagatgcaactaaactaactttgtcaaagttgtaatttagcatgtgggttgattgatctaacaacatacaaaaaaaagcaaacaaggcttagggggaatgggggagccgttgggatctatcctattacaacccaggcatttcatgccgacacaacgataaattaaagatacaactcgatctaaaatacaacgctatacacaaaaccgtacatgacacatggccattcggcctaggaaaacgttcacaaaggggggtggcccacggcttacatgactcatggccttgggtcactcctcgtaatgcgtgctttcgcttaatcttatcgaattagacattgggccacgcaccaaagcatgcattagcataaatcgggccatgttgctttaaacaacatgcgatttactacgctcctacatgcattggggcacaaccatctaaccaaacaagactaaggttttgaaagaggttttgactcgataaaagaaagtgacttaaaattacaactcgataacaaacgataaattacaagcgacaaaacaaataaagaacgaacgttgtaaaacaaacgaaacaagaaaaaaccaaaggacacggccaagcctcacggcctaaagccacgtcctaCCCTAAGGCCTAGGTCAGGCTCATTAGTTAGATCggttgattgcgaaacaagttcgaaagcgggctagaaaacaagttagaaacgacattgatcgatttgaaaagataccttgcaaacgcgcattctacacggcctaaaggggtccaattaggtcaagtttgctaattaatttaactcatcgagtgttaataagaaggtgctaatcacgcactcttatactagcgagaaattaggtgaaagagtgagatgcgttcaattaggttatagaattgttagtcgatttttaaagctatgtcgatgtaccctaacgtgtctaattaggttattaaactaATCTAATGtaatctaaatgagttatatgttaacaatcagaggtcatactaacatgtaaatggtccaggggtaggtcgaatcacacgagagaagagaggggtcaaaagcgaagaacgaagttagtaatcgttttattaatgccctaccttgaacacgaggatatgtaaatgagacgggggtgtacgaccgactgatgtagcggtttctttcccatctcaagtcaacgcgggtgttcatggtggtactttaactcatactcggactaaactagtttcatagttaatttaaacgataaataaaaacgataaacgaacaaaaacgaaacaataaaaaaacaaacataaaaaaacgaaataaaagggagaaaaaggaggatttgatgcaccctcaacctacatgtatcgttgacaccgtcttgggtcgtaatcgatggtagattttatctcgagaggccgtcgtcgacgaagaaacaaagcaaacaacacgtttttatcgaatctggacagcaactttcaaacagcgatttctctctcgtttcacagtgaaaattcgatttaaaagatgttttgaaaactagaaagagaggagaacaaagatcttaaaacaatccctgctcgttttgagttatagggcacgaaaaacgagcacaaacagaactggacagacaggaaaagccgcgaaaacagagtgtataacactctgtttttcgagggaattcgtgtactctcaagggcaatttggctcgtaaatctttgtctaatgtgtagatggatgttgtatggttaattaggaacaagaaactcgaattttgatggaggtttgaagggagaacgaagggtttcaaagagaaCACACAAACCGATTctctgtttgtatgtcggttttgtggagggtttttgagaggcaattagggtttgtttctggggtttaaagcttgtgaatgaaggttgtatgtatggagaacttagaggaatgaatgtatggtgaaggggtggtatttataaggagttaaagtagggtaaaaggggggagaggcagacgggctcattcacgcatagctgctgtccagcagcttttgtgagggtttgagaggctttgtgacgggttttcttggtagttaaggtaaggtaatatgggtaggatactagggtatggtttagggttaatgggtacgggttttggtggtgtttggagcgggttttgggctcgggatttgagctgcaaaacaggggggctgctcgtgtttttgtgcgggcttttgggggtgatttggggcatgatttgggccgtggttatggggttcgaagtggggttggatgggtagaggcttaggttggttagtgtactcgagattcgtgccaactcgtaaagaaaacgggcccaaaaaccgagctataatcaagctctaaaacacgtgtttaaaacgagttcttttcgatttttgaatcgatttttcaaaacaattaacacattaaaataaatgatttttcaaatcaaatatttattttattttcaataaaataaatttgagaaaataaattcaaaataaagcaataaaatgaatttatcttaaaaaaaactttaatttaaatatcatttaaattaataaaatactccgtcgacaacgctcattctacatcgtaaaacgaacccaaataatgacaatgacaactaataaatacatgtgtcctatcatcatcgggcgtttgtcgggttctctataaattccaaagcaaagggcccaacggatcaccctgctgaacaccctgacaagaccacaagcagtgttccccataaaaaagacgggcaaggctggaataacaaaactccacccaacgggaaagaaccgggtaacgacggcggacctcctgaagcatggtcgaacgatcaacaaggttgttattattattattattattattattattattattattattattattattattattattattattattattattattattattattattattattattattattattattattattattattattattattattattattattattataaaacaaAATTTTTATAGAAATGAGTTTAAAATATAAGTAGAACAATAAAATTGCTAATTACATTATAAATTCCAAAACGAAaatttcgcgggtgttacaatcatcccacctttaaaaaagtttcgtcctcggaACTTGAAAATAGAAAGTGAAGAGTTGTAAAGATAAAGTCGGATTCCTTTGAAATCGACAACCAAAGCATTTACAAGGATGGATATAGTAATTCTTCCAAAAACTTTTAAGAagggttttcaaaagtataagtcttcTTCCATGGAACGAAAtagctcttgttgtgcacacaagaacacAAACTTTCCATGTCAAAGACAAGCTCAAAtacaaaatcattcgccgataagggTAGAAAAAGTTATATTAAACGTCttcaataacgagttctaacatcctatcAACGTTAATACTAAATGAAAAATGATAATCCAGGGAATATAGAATTGATGCAGTAGGAGATGGACTTAGGCAACAATCTCAAGGAACTTATAGTAGCAAGGGATAGCTTTTTAACACAGAAAGCAAAGCTGCAGTGGTCTTTAGAAGGAGTTTTGAATACCTCATCTTTTCACCATGCTATTAAGAAAAGATTGATGTTGAACAAGGTATTTCAAATAAAGGATAAAGATGGAGTATTGTGTACTGAAGCAGATGTTATTCAATCTGCTCTTTTGGATTACTATCAGGATTTACTGGGTACACATAAGGATACTATTGCTGTGAATCAGAATGTAGTAAGAAGGGGGCTATGCTGTACTGAGGAACACTGGAGAATTTTAACTAAAACTGTTTCTCCTGAGGAAGTTAAGCAAAGCATCTTTAGCATTCCCAAAGGGAAATCACTAGAGCTAGATGGATACTCTAGCCAGTTCTATAGAGATGTATGGGATGTTATAGGAGGTGAAATTTGTACTATAGTGATTAATTTCGTTAATACTGGTCAGCTACTGGCTCAGGTAAATTCCACTGTGATTACACTGATTCCAAAAGTGGAGAGACCAACTAGTGTGAAACAATTCAGGCCCATATCATTCTGTAATGTTTTATACAAGTTAATTTCTAAAATCATGTGCAATATATTGGTATTGGTGTTACCAGATATTATCAGTAGGAATCAGGGGGCCTTTGTTAAGGGAAGGAGTATTCTAGATTACATTCTTATTTGTCAAGATTTGATCAGGTATTATGGTAGAGGGATtgctgttggaaaatgtgtcctcaacaatagtgcgatcacatgatttaatatcataattaaatctcatattaagaatacgtaagggatgattcaattatatagtcaactgatcaacattaatcggtaacgattggcttgctagagtttgacgttactgtcgtgggacggtggtggtcagttgatcccttaaggtcacatctaaaggatgatgcccttatctgtaaagttgattaattatatgacgatacaagttaatcaattccttaaaattgaacaatttacttgtgagagagaatattgatatcttattgtaatgggattaaataagatttattttagtaataaaaatgctttattactaaaattgcttattgtttgagaaacgataaagataagaatgaacggttaattataattacaagatgttgtgaattataattatatgacccattttatttatgtgatcaagtattactagtcaatttgttgtatgtaatttaattaatttgtaaaatgatatttatgtgataaatatgcattaaattaattaataacatgtaacatactacatgtgacatattgtgtgacaaatgacaaattgacaaaataaaatggtagtccattttatgtatatggaccgaaaagaaGAGGGcttagtggatggtggtgattttttttaataagctaaaacaaacatcatcataacactacttacctagccttacatgcctaaagttttgataagaacaaaagcaTAAAGTAAGATGCATCCTTGGCATTTTTTGCTTGCTCCAACCGTGCTCCCTCCTCTTCCttaagagaattttattctcttatcaTTATTATTCTTACACAACACATAAAAACTTTCCTCTCTCATATATTCTTGTTCATCCTTCtccaaaacttgagaaatgatgatccaatttGTTCAacaagattactaatattattagtgtaatatatgagtattagtaatcaattttaaggtaaactactaaacaaatatctagcaaatattatttagtagagataagggataatcttgggtgcaatcaagaggagtgacttctatacttgaagtctttggagtatcatcctattactcatcctagctcaagaacaagtgaaggtaggagaccttacttgtgcccataaatccgaaatttacaatgtaagggacattgttttcttataaatcttttattttgttatgcatgcactagatctaaagaacaaataattaagaagttaattagttcaccattagaggagtctaataacaggtatataaacctaacaagtggtatcagagcataaggatgttgcatgcataatcggttattgtttttccgagttaaaatgttaacatataaaactaaaaatttgtgatttataagaataagccacgaaatcatcatgcatgttatatattctggtcctaaaatgttttaggtcatttttatgatttatggaaatttattgctcattttaaggatttttggtcattttattacatttttatgactaaaatgggaattaaaatgctaaaaatagttaaccTAAGTCTATGACCTTGAAACTTTTAtttgacctcacatgcatattttacaagttgtgtgtaaaatctcgtattaattggattaatattgcatgatttatgatttttatgagataaaaatggattaaaagaggttaaatggttaaaaatagttatatttcgaattgggccatgaaaatttaatatgttgtcacatgcataatttacagagtgtatgtaaattttgagattaaatgatctcatttagcatgatttatgaatttttagtgtaaaaatggcataaatagtgactattttggcataaatagctaaaacatattgcatggcatgagaaaattattttaggttgcataaatatctaatcagatctaaggttgtaaaatt
The Silene latifolia isolate original U9 population chromosome 11, ASM4854445v1, whole genome shotgun sequence genome window above contains:
- the LOC141613565 gene encoding uncharacterized protein LOC141613565 is translated as MDLGNNLKELIVARDSFLTQKAKLQWSLEGVLNTSSFHHAIKKRLMLNKVFQIKDKDGVLCTEADVIQSALLDYYQDLLGTHKDTIAVNQNVVRRGLCCTEEHWRILTKTVSPEEVKQSIFSIPKGKSLELDGYSSQFYRDVWDVIGGEICTIVINFVNTGQLLAQILSVGIRGPLLREGVF